In Carya illinoinensis cultivar Pawnee chromosome 7, C.illinoinensisPawnee_v1, whole genome shotgun sequence, the following are encoded in one genomic region:
- the LOC122316847 gene encoding stellacyanin — protein sequence MAKQLQVFVLIALSLALTCTATTYLVGGNSGWDISTDLDSWAKGKTFFVGDVLLFQFSSSNSLEEVTQKNFNNCNTTNVLKSYINGNTTVTLSKPGPMYFISGNKLYCLGGMKLQVNVEDNNDQAYSPAGAPLPADGSDQGGDTLPRPSTKSKVPISSGVVHGGWHTLVSVCLGFMATVLWVVQI from the exons ATGGCGAAGCAGCTTCAGGTTTTTGTTCTTATCGCGCTCAGCCTGGCGTTAACATGCACCGCCACGACGTACCTGGTGGGGGGTAACTCTGGCTGGGACATAAGCACTGACCTTGATTCGTGGGCCAAGGGCAAGACATTTTTTGTTGGCGATGTTCTAC TGTTCCAGTTTTCTTCGTCTAATAGTCTAGAGGAAGTGACGCAAAAAAATTTCAACAACTGCAACACGACCAATGTATTGAAATCCTATATAAACGGTAACACAACCGTTACACTGTCAAAACCTGGCCCCATGTATTTCATATCTGGAAACAAATTATATTGCCTTGGAGGGATGAAGCTCCAGGTAAATGTAGAAGACAACAATGATCAAGCATATTCTCCAGCCGGTGCACCTCTACCGGCAGATGGTTCAGACCAGGGGGGTGATACTCTTCCGCGGCCTTCTACAAAGAGCAAGGTGCCAATTTCAAGCGGAGTTGTGCATGGTGGATGGCATACCCTTGTGTCAGTTTGTCTAGGTTTTATGGCTACTGTGTTATGGGTAGtgcaaatctaa